One Hyla sarda isolate aHylSar1 chromosome 11, aHylSar1.hap1, whole genome shotgun sequence genomic window carries:
- the LOC130295283 gene encoding uncharacterized protein LOC130295283: protein MKDGSDVTTACSNDGRTLLSVPSTLDNGFLESGSLGLQKDCDAASSSPEATNTWGDFESFNEFTPQADQLVYEDGAIEEDILVTTIAEGDCGTNQTHREGQWNAFNLGNENRQECERIFRLGFPAVPVEDTNDDVKSLEELMSNEENLSQLIKTRLWLEGDLSCISGDGMSTKSGCEWQNSKGCRDLMTLLGSTTENSSNNGGKADDALTDITGYFNESTPPGSNKYLIQTKLDIAPGSKSAYISSYQLVLKKSSDVSVPFLTFSGKKSFFSANQLRFNF, encoded by the exons ATGAAGGATGGTAGTGATGTTACTACAGCATGCAGCAATGATGGAAGGACATTATTATCTGTGCCATCTACTCTGGACAATGGCTTCTTAGAGAGTGGATCCCTAGGTCTACAGAAAGACTGTGATGCAGCTAGTTCTTCTCCTGAGGCCACCAATACATGGGGAGACTTTGAGAGTTTTAATGAATTCACACCACAGGCCGATCAACTTGTGTATGAGGATGGTGCGATAGAAGAGGACATCCTTGTCACAACTATTGCTGAGGGTGACTGCGGCACTAACCAAACCCATAGAGAAGGCCAATGGAATGCATTTAATCTAGGAAATGAG AACAGACAGGAATGTGAACGAATATTTAGGTTAGGCTTTCCAGCCGTTCCTGTAGAAGATACAAATGACGATGTAAAAAGCCTGGAAGAGCTGATGTCTAATGAAGAAAACCTATCCCAATTAATAAAGACCCGGTTATG GCTGGAAGGTGACTTGTCATGCATAAGTGGTGATGGCATGTCCACCAAATCTGGATGTGAGTGGCAGAATTCCAAAGGATGCAGAGACCTTATGACGCTGCTTGGATCGACTACTGAAAAT TCTTCCAATAATGGAGGGAAAGCAGATGATGCCTTAACGGACATTACCGGATATTTTAATGAAAGCACACCCCCTGGAAGCAACAAATACTTAATACAGACTAAG TTGGATATTGCTCCTGGTTCCAAGAGTGCATATATTTCTTCGTATCAGTTGGTTTTAAAAAAGTCAAGTGATGTCTCTGTGCCTTTTCTCactttttcagggaaaaaaagtttttttagtgCAAATCAACTGCGCTTCAATTTTTAA